The genomic segment ggaatctcgaacacaacacgacagttttgctgtctctgtccagatatttaagaagtggagcaagggattcactcgatcatccttcctgctcagactgtggggagggattcactcgatcatctcaacTTTGGGTACATCAGCAAgctcacactgggacaaggccattcacctgttctgtgtgtgagaagggattgagTCAGTCTGCCAACCTGTggacacaccggtcagttcacatcgagcagaggctggtcatctgctgaatttgtggggaaggtttcactcggttatctgacctaatggctcaccagcgagttcacactggggagaggccgttcacctgctcagactgtaggaagggattcgctcagtcatctcatctacagagtcaccaacgtgttcacactggagagaggccgttcacctgctcagactgtgggaggggatttACCCAGTCATCCAATCTGAAagttcatcagcgagttcacactggggagaggccgttcacctgctcagactgtgggaagggattcactctgtcatcccaactgaaagtacatcagagggttcacactggagagaggccgttcacctgctcggactgtgggaagggattcactcagtcatctcacctaCAGACACACTGGTcatttcacactggagagaggccatttacctgcccagactgtgggaagggattcactcggtcatctcacctacagagtcaccaacgagttcatactggggagaagccgttcacctgctcagtctgtaggaAGGGATTCGCTTGTTCATccaatctgaaggtacatcagagggttcacactggggagaggccgttcacctgctcagactgtgggaagggattcactcaggcatctcacctactgagacaccaatCAGTTTACACTGGggggaggccattcacctgctcagactgtgggaagggattctctcagGCATCCaagctgaaggtacatcagagagttcacaccggagaaaggccattcacctgctcagactgtgggaagggattcactcaggcatctcacctactgacacaccggtcatttcacactggggagaggccattcacctgcccagactgtgggaagggattcactcagtcatcccatctacagagtcaccaacgagttcacactggggagaggccgttcacctgctcagactgcgggaagggattcgttCGCTCATccaatctgaaggtacatcagcgatttcacactggggagaggccgttcacctgctcagactgtgggaagggattcactttgtcatcccaattgaaggtacatcagagggttcacactggagagagaccattcacctgcttggactgtgggaagggattcactcaggcatctcaactactgacacaccagtcagttcacacgggggagaggccgttcacctgctcagactgtgggaagggattcactcggtcatctgacctacagagacaccagcgaattcacaccggggagaggccattcacctgcacagactgtgggaagggattcacttgctcatccagtctgaaggtacatcagcgagttcacactggggagaagccgttcacctgctcggaatgtgggaagggattcacagagTCATccaaactactggcacaccagacagttcacactggggagaggccattcatctgctcagactgtgggaggggattcactcagtcatctaatctactgagacaccagcgagttcacactgggtagaggctgatcacctgctcaggcattgggaagagattctctcagccatctccaacaaatgtgcatcattgagttcacactggggagaggccgttcacctgctgtgaatgtgggaagg from the Mobula birostris isolate sMobBir1 chromosome 13, sMobBir1.hap1, whole genome shotgun sequence genome contains:
- the LOC140207458 gene encoding uncharacterized protein, yielding MAHQRVHTGERPFTCSDCRKGFAQSSHLQSHQRVHTGERPFTCSDCGRGFTQSSNLKVHQRVHTGERPFTCSDCGKGFTLSSQLKVHQRVHTGERPFTCSDCGKGFTQSSHLQTHWSFHTGERPFTCPDCGKGFTRSSHLQSHQRVHTGEKPFTCSVCRKGFACSSNLKVHQRVHTGERPFTCSDCGKGFTQASHLLRHQSVYTGGRPFTCSDCGKGFSQASKLKVHQRVHTGERPFTCSDCGKGFTQASHLLTHRSFHTGERPFTCPDCGKGFTQSSHLQSHQRVHTGERPFTCSDCGKGFVRSSNLKVHQRFHTGERPFTCSDCGKGFTLSSQLKVHQRVHTGERPFTCLDCGKGFTQASQLLTHQSVHTGERPFTCSDCGKGFTRSSDLQRHQRIHTGERPFTCTDCGKGFTCSSSLKVHQRVHTGEKPFTCSECGKGFTESSKLLAHQTVHTGERPFICSDCGRGFTQSSNLLRHQRVHTG